A portion of the Methanobacterium aggregans genome contains these proteins:
- a CDS encoding 3-dehydroquinate synthase II yields MKFAWIMVEGTNWDRKKEAITTALESGTDHIVDFTDVEKIQKLGNVTIISDVEGADIVLVGRNGEGDGTLIIPTDLSESKDLAAISSLKRKGKKVAAYVEITSKKHEELASYLGRTADYLILLGKDWTVIPLENIIADLQKEDVKLIAAVSDYDEAKVALETLEYGTDGVLLCPRDISQIKKVSELIEKIDSESYQLKPATVTRVEPVGSGDRVCVDTCSMMTPGEGMLIGSYSKGMFLVHSESLESEYVASRPFRVNAGPVHAYVMTPGNRTRYLSEIETGDEVLTVDKDGNTKTTVVGRVKIEKRPLMLIEAEYDGIVLKTILQNAETIRLVGEDGKPISVADLKTGDKVMVYLDKNARHFGMAIDETIIEK; encoded by the coding sequence ATGAAATTCGCATGGATAATGGTTGAGGGTACAAACTGGGACAGGAAAAAGGAAGCAATAACAACGGCCCTGGAATCAGGCACGGATCACATCGTTGACTTCACAGATGTTGAAAAGATTCAAAAACTTGGAAACGTTACAATCATCTCTGATGTTGAAGGCGCAGATATAGTTCTTGTTGGAAGGAATGGAGAGGGTGATGGAACCCTTATAATACCCACGGACCTGTCAGAATCAAAGGATCTTGCAGCAATATCAAGCCTTAAAAGAAAGGGGAAAAAAGTAGCTGCATACGTGGAAATAACAAGTAAAAAACATGAAGAACTCGCATCTTACCTGGGAAGAACTGCAGACTACCTCATACTCCTTGGAAAGGATTGGACAGTCATACCTCTTGAAAATATCATAGCAGACCTTCAAAAAGAAGATGTGAAACTCATAGCAGCAGTTTCAGATTATGATGAAGCCAAGGTGGCACTTGAAACACTTGAATACGGTACAGATGGAGTACTCCTCTGTCCAAGAGATATCTCCCAGATAAAAAAGGTTTCAGAACTCATTGAAAAAATAGACTCTGAGAGCTACCAGCTGAAACCTGCAACTGTAACACGGGTTGAACCTGTTGGTTCCGGTGACAGGGTATGTGTTGACACATGCTCCATGATGACCCCTGGTGAAGGAATGCTCATTGGATCCTACTCCAAGGGAATGTTCCTTGTACACAGTGAATCACTGGAAAGTGAATACGTTGCATCAAGACCATTCAGAGTCAATGCAGGACCTGTACACGCCTATGTCATGACCCCAGGTAACAGAACACGCTACCTCTCTGAAATAGAAACAGGCGATGAGGTTTTAACAGTTGATAAGGATGGAAACACCAAAACAACAGTTGTTGGACGGGTTAAAATCGAGAAAAGACCTTTGATGCTTATTGAGGCAGAGTACGATGGAATAGTACTTAAAACCATCCTTCAGAATGCAGAAACAATAAGGCTTGTTGGAGAAGATGGAAAACCAATATCCGTTGCAGACCTTAAAACAGGTGACAAGGTCATGGTTTACCTTGACAAAAATGCAAGGCACTTTGGAATGGCAATAGATGAAACCATAATTGAGAAGTAA
- a CDS encoding 2-amino-3,7-dideoxy-D-threo-hept-6-ulosonate synthase, whose amino-acid sequence MIGKRIRIERILNRKTGRCVIVPMDHGVSVGPIPGIIDMTDTIDEVASGGANAVLMHKGMVGCGHRGYGRDIGLIIHLSASTSLGLDPDNKVLVTSVEKALKIGADAVSVHVNIGSEKEPEMLMKLGSISEICDNWGMPLIAMMYPRGQNITNEHDVEVVKLAARAGAELGADIIKTNYTGDPDTFKEVIDGCPVPVVIAGGPMVETDRELLEMVKNSVDVGGAGVAIGRNVFQARSPQKTTMAIAGIVHNNLDVDEALKILNG is encoded by the coding sequence ATGATAGGTAAAAGAATCAGGATTGAAAGGATACTGAACAGAAAAACAGGAAGATGTGTAATAGTACCAATGGACCACGGAGTATCTGTAGGCCCAATCCCTGGAATTATTGACATGACCGACACGATAGATGAAGTTGCAAGCGGCGGAGCAAACGCAGTTCTCATGCACAAAGGAATGGTTGGATGCGGCCACAGAGGATATGGAAGAGATATAGGTCTTATAATACACCTTTCAGCAAGTACATCCCTGGGACTTGACCCTGACAACAAGGTGCTTGTAACATCCGTTGAAAAAGCCCTTAAAATAGGTGCAGATGCAGTATCAGTTCATGTGAACATTGGATCAGAAAAAGAACCTGAAATGCTCATGAAGCTTGGAAGCATTTCAGAGATATGTGACAACTGGGGAATGCCCCTCATAGCCATGATGTACCCACGCGGACAGAACATCACAAACGAACACGATGTTGAGGTTGTTAAACTCGCTGCAAGGGCCGGAGCAGAACTCGGTGCAGATATCATAAAAACCAACTACACAGGAGACCCTGATACCTTCAAAGAGGTTATTGATGGATGTCCAGTTCCAGTTGTAATAGCAGGCGGTCCAATGGTTGAAACAGACCGTGAACTTCTTGAAATGGTTAAAAACTCAGTTGATGTTGGTGGAGCAGGAGTTGCAATTGGAAGAAATGTATTCCAGGCCAGATCACCACAAAAAACAACAATGGCAATTGCAGGAATAGTTCACAACAATTTAGATGTTGATGAAGCCCTTAAAATATTAAATGGGTAA
- a CDS encoding class I SAM-dependent methyltransferase, with product MIKIVYDIKVYREVLRDIIQADDVVVELGCHVGNSTRIISKLNKDGKIFALDNSPEAVKPMESLEKENPNLEFTKADVRLHETLEAVAEKIREVGRCDLLSVDLGGGYHPDTVFKVFFIWSSTLKPKNTIIRNRGLLDFVHSSSTDEVIKSREGWLESSGNDGIPPRLKEFKLWSSKIN from the coding sequence ATGATAAAGATAGTTTACGATATCAAAGTTTATAGGGAAGTATTAAGAGATATTATACAAGCAGATGATGTGGTTGTGGAGCTTGGATGCCACGTTGGTAACTCCACAAGGATCATCTCAAAACTCAACAAGGATGGAAAAATATTTGCCCTTGACAACAGTCCAGAGGCAGTCAAGCCAATGGAATCACTTGAAAAAGAAAATCCAAACCTTGAATTCACCAAAGCCGATGTCAGGCTCCATGAAACACTGGAAGCTGTGGCTGAGAAAATCAGGGAAGTTGGACGGTGTGACCTTTTATCCGTGGATCTTGGAGGGGGATACCATCCCGACACAGTTTTCAAGGTCTTTTTCATATGGTCGTCAACTTTAAAACCCAAAAATACCATAATAAGAAACAGAGGACTTTTAGATTTCGTTCATTCATCTTCAACAGATGAGGTGATAAAATCTCGTGAGGGATGGCTGGAATCATCTGGAAATGATGGAATCCCACCAAGGTTGAAGGAATTCAAACTTTGGTCTTCAAAAATCAACTAA
- the acs gene encoding acetate--CoA ligase alpha subunit, which yields MRDMFNAKSVAVIGASETKGKIGYDIMKSLLNYYKGKIVPVNPKGGKIHGIPAYTSIKEHGPVDLAVITIPSHIIPATVEECGETGIKNIVVISAGFKEVDEEGARLENQLVEICKKYGIKLVGPNCLGIMNTYNDMNASFSSDIAHKGKISFMTQSGAIMAAILDYADKKNIGFSRIVSLGNKAVINENDCMKDFMEDKNTNVITAYLEGIVDGPGFIEASKKASKKKPVLVIKSGRTSKGSEAVSSHTGTIAGSDSAYEAAFSQCGIIRVNSLDELMDYSSALALSPLPKGNRIAILTNAGGPAIMTTDVAIKTGLELAQLTCETRQKLKDGLPETASVKNPVDVLGDASPERYAFALDTVLEDPNVDGVIYLVTPQSVTDAEGIANVAIEHAQKSEKPILCSFFGGTSFEGAEKLLAEKQIPNYLYPKRAVKSMKKLYDYSIIKDQEYPKAQEFNVDKVAVKNIIEDAKEKGMHTLGLESFDILKAYGIPTVGTAITTTVEDTVKAAEEIGYPLVMKIVSPQISHKSDVGGIKLNLTSAEEVRTAYEDMMENIPKKEPEANLEGVQLQQMLSGGMEVIIGMVQDPAFGPMLMFGLGGIYVEVLKDVKFAIAPVNEMDAEDMISGIKTHELLEGARGDSAKDIESILDIILRISQLVTDFPEINEFEINPLMVFDEGKGALAVDMRLMLKEGKSNDLLQPSERSMKLKSSH from the coding sequence ATGCGTGATATGTTCAATGCAAAATCAGTTGCAGTGATAGGTGCATCGGAGACAAAGGGTAAAATCGGATACGATATTATGAAGTCCCTTTTGAATTACTACAAGGGAAAAATTGTCCCGGTGAATCCTAAAGGTGGTAAAATACACGGAATTCCCGCGTATACCTCCATAAAGGAACATGGTCCTGTAGATCTTGCAGTTATAACCATACCATCCCATATAATCCCAGCAACAGTTGAAGAATGTGGAGAAACTGGAATAAAAAATATCGTAGTGATCTCAGCCGGATTCAAAGAAGTTGATGAAGAGGGAGCCAGACTTGAGAACCAGCTGGTGGAGATATGCAAAAAATACGGTATAAAACTCGTTGGTCCTAACTGTTTGGGTATAATGAATACTTACAACGATATGAATGCATCTTTTTCTTCTGATATTGCTCATAAAGGTAAAATATCATTCATGACTCAGTCCGGAGCCATAATGGCTGCTATTCTTGATTATGCTGATAAAAAGAATATAGGATTTTCCAGAATCGTCAGTCTTGGAAACAAGGCAGTCATCAATGAAAACGATTGCATGAAGGACTTCATGGAAGATAAAAACACCAACGTTATAACAGCCTACCTTGAAGGTATCGTTGATGGTCCGGGTTTCATAGAAGCCAGTAAAAAAGCTTCAAAGAAAAAACCTGTTCTCGTTATAAAATCTGGAAGAACATCCAAGGGATCTGAAGCAGTTTCCTCCCATACAGGTACAATCGCTGGTTCTGACTCTGCATATGAAGCAGCATTCTCCCAGTGCGGAATCATACGTGTAAATTCCCTTGACGAGCTCATGGATTACAGTAGTGCCCTGGCATTATCCCCACTTCCAAAGGGAAATAGAATAGCCATACTCACAAATGCAGGTGGTCCTGCAATTATGACCACAGACGTTGCAATAAAAACTGGTCTTGAACTTGCTCAGCTCACCTGTGAGACCAGGCAAAAGTTGAAGGATGGATTACCTGAAACTGCAAGTGTTAAAAACCCAGTTGATGTACTGGGGGATGCAAGTCCAGAGAGATATGCATTTGCCCTTGACACTGTTTTAGAGGATCCCAACGTGGATGGAGTGATCTACCTGGTAACACCACAATCAGTTACCGATGCTGAGGGAATTGCCAACGTTGCAATTGAACACGCTCAGAAATCTGAAAAACCAATTCTGTGCAGTTTCTTTGGAGGAACCAGCTTTGAAGGTGCAGAAAAACTTCTAGCAGAAAAACAGATACCCAATTACCTGTACCCTAAACGGGCTGTAAAAAGCATGAAGAAACTCTACGATTACAGCATCATCAAGGATCAGGAATATCCTAAAGCTCAGGAATTCAACGTTGATAAGGTTGCAGTTAAAAACATAATTGAAGATGCTAAGGAAAAGGGTATGCACACCCTTGGTCTTGAATCATTTGATATACTGAAGGCCTATGGAATTCCAACAGTGGGCACTGCCATCACAACAACAGTTGAAGATACAGTAAAAGCTGCTGAGGAAATTGGATATCCCCTGGTTATGAAAATTGTTTCTCCACAGATCTCACATAAATCTGATGTTGGTGGAATCAAACTCAACCTCACGAGTGCAGAGGAAGTCAGGACAGCTTACGAGGATATGATGGAAAACATACCTAAGAAAGAACCTGAAGCCAACCTTGAAGGTGTTCAACTACAGCAAATGCTTTCAGGTGGTATGGAGGTTATCATAGGTATGGTTCAGGACCCTGCCTTCGGCCCAATGCTCATGTTCGGACTGGGCGGTATATACGTTGAAGTGTTGAAAGACGTTAAATTCGCAATTGCACCTGTAAATGAAATGGACGCCGAGGATATGATAAGTGGAATCAAAACTCATGAACTCCTTGAAGGTGCAAGGGGAGATAGTGCAAAGGATATTGAATCCATTCTGGACATAATACTAAGAATTTCACAGCTCGTCACAGACTTCCCAGAGATCAACGAATTTGAAATCAACCCATTGATGGTATTTGATGAAGGAAAAGGAGCATTAGCTGTTGATATGAGGTTGATGTTGAAAGAAGGCAAATCTAACGACCTTTTACAGCCTTCTGAGAGATCAATGAAATTGAAATCATCCCATTAA